A genomic stretch from Scheffersomyces stipitis CBS 6054 chromosome 6, complete sequence includes:
- a CDS encoding predicted protein codes for MHPMISRDYTPNKAQPSVPTGTSAPNNTPKGKEVPFENHLKSVEDRSNTIVEMELDPISSSNIAYNKEYARSMDTNLLTSDISRESSTTSVQSAFMKRGKDSGRRKSTPFESSSSLYSTESTPVRSTVGGGSINNGNGSLLSSPMSPRQYTTHQAQQRTISGSSRSPMTSNRKFIGALTPLVAGSVQSISGSDAKAALASSSEADKKRLVDQFYNSVNESNPVSRASSSSELAQHFKSTSTNLQSPTAEKALKWIENSSSNESDQKPFKIRTTPKIINYTEEKFNSIINNGGFTYTSNSSKLIEDQELTNYLLNIDTILEDPNKENDNNGKSKRHDHHKQNKDSLEPLATIMKSLSSTLVEKSKLNLIDDDDDHIESLAQLNGLSKYLSDLHNSTNELLQRLILNREEIKSNYRSEIKDSLNRLSDLSAELNNLEIKLSVIKNKINDSKTVMSREMADKIELLEYVNDRFKDYSTQKRNMRFKQYNIALAVLVVVIAVMRNEYKRVT; via the exons ATGCACCCAATGATATCACGAGATTACACGCCGAACAAGGCTCAGCCTTCGGTACCTACGGGTACTAGTGCCCCTAATAATACCCCAAAGGGAAAGGAAGTACCCTTTGAGAACCATTTAAAATCAGTAGAGGACCGTAGTAATACGATTgttgaaatggaattggATCCGATATCATCTTCCAATATCGCATATAACAAAGAATATGCTCGTTCAATGGATACGAATCTTCTTACCTCGGATATTTCACGAGagtcttcaacaacaagtgTACAAAGTGCCTTCATGAAACGTGGTAAAGACTCGGGAAGACGGAAGTCTACTCCTTTTGAATCAAGTCTGTCGTTGTATAGCACAGAATCTACACCAGTGCGTTCAACAGTAGGAGGTGGTTCTATTAATAATGGTAACGGTTCATTACTTTCATCGCCAATGTCACCTCGACAGTATACTACCCATCAGGCTCAACAGCGAACTATCAGTGGTAGCAGTAGAAGTCCCATGACATCTAATCGTAAATTTATCGGAGCCTTGACTCCTTTGGTGGCTGGATCTGTACAATCTATATCTGGCTCTGATGCCAAGGCCGCGTTAGCTTCCAGTAGCGAAGCCGATAAAAAGAGACTTGTAGATCAATTCTATAATTCCGTGAATGAATCGAATCCCGTAAGTCGAGCTTCAAGTAGTTCTGAGTTGGCGCAGCATTTCAAGAGTACTTCCACCAACTTGCAATCGCCTACAGCTGAAAAAGCGTTGAAATGGATAGAGAACTCCAGTTCAAATGAAAGTGACCAGAAACCATTCAAAATACGAACCACTCCCAAAATCATTAACTAtacagaagagaagttTAATAGCATAATCAACAATGGAGGGTTCACATACACTTCTAACAGTTCAAAGTTGATAGAGGACCAAGAGCTTACAAATTACTTATTAAACATTGACACAATTCTAGAGGACCCCAATAAAGAGAACGACAACAATGGAAAAAGCAAGCGGCACGACCACCATAAACAGAACAAGGATCTGTTGGAACCATTGGCTACGATAATGAAGTCACTTTCTCTGACATTAGTAGAAAAATCGAAGTTAAACTTAattgacgatgacgacgatCACATTGAATCGTTGGCACAATTAAACGGGTTGAGCAAGTATTTGCTGGACTTGCACAACAGTACGAACGAGTTGCTCCAAAGGTTGATATTGAACCGAGAGGAAATCAAGTCCAATTATAGAAGTGAAATCAAGGATAGTTTGAACCGACTCAGTGATCTTTCAGCAGAGCTTAACAACCTAGAGATAAAGCTTTCAGTGATCAAGAATAAAATAAATGACAGTAAAACTGTGATGTCGAGAGAAATGGCAGATAAAAtagagttgttggagtATGTTAATGACCGATTCAAGGACTACTCCACACAAAAGAGAAACATGCGTTTCAAGCAGTACAATATTGCATTAGCTGTCTTAGTGGTGGTG ATAGCAGTTATGAGAAATGAATACAAAAGGGTTACTTAG
- the PDE2 gene encoding nucleotide phosphodiesterase (go_function 3',5'-cyclic-nucleotide phosphodiesterase activity~go_process signal transduction), which produces MAEILSLVPDTPGARAFNLHHRSFKYYQNFRDIVAYLFSKGNNEADTNYPIVVVVDETEGGTSTATSLHELSFSDKKLVLKYFFIHQNIIIVSPRDLNPDYINNKITQVTNLITNRISRVETWTGTGTNSINDFYSQEEDLELGEVISTMSFLLSNNTNKSSQTTEHIIYLKDLIIADIDFKSLLSNHTPEHLARLCHAVGHWAFPAHELSNDDLVYCVFLMFKYALKQVKKNHSGSLLHIPTSNELLAFVFMVRDTYKNGNPFHNFRHAVDVLQACFHFLIRLDCLPVFKQLKNDPKSDELAFLQTNSIILHISPAHSPNHLNHLQTLGLLVAALGHDVGHPGVTNAFMIKNFAPTSILFNDRSVLESFHSSVFINKILAVNWPSLLTVFTESGESVSGLSLREIIISSILATDMAEHFEYIDRLKNLKSHDFIKHNNRVKLISSLLIKCADISNVTRPLRVSSQWAMVLGREFDEVAMLEKKITSEDHLGDLDTAKDLTYTKVPLSLNEILKSTPNLHKGQIFFINTFAENLFSNIAELLPELKYTCDIIRENKEFWVNRDKA; this is translated from the exons ATGGCTGAGATCTTGTCCTTAGTTCCAGATACTCCTGGAGCTCGTGCCTTCAACCTCCACCACAGATCGTTCAAGTACTACCAGAACTTCCGCGATATAGTTGCCTATTTGTTTTCCAAGGGAAACAATGAGGCAGACACAAACTACCCCAtagttgttgttgtagatgaaaCCGAAGGCGGAACTTCTACAGCCACTTCATTGCATGAGTTGTCTTTTtcagacaagaagttggtgcTCAAGTATTTCTTCATCCACCAGAATATAATCATAGTGCTGCCCCGAGATCTCAATCCTGACtatatcaacaacaagattaCTCAAGTGACGAATTTGATCACGAACCGTATCTCTCGTGTAGAGACATGGACGGGAACAGGCACAAACTCAATCAACGACTTCTACTCGCAAGAGGAAGACTTGGAGCTCGGGGAAGTCATTTCCACCATGTCGTTTCTCTTGAGCAATAACACGAACAAATCGTCGCAAACCACCGAGCATATCATCTACCtcaaagacttgatcaTTGCAGATATCGATTTCAAGAGTTTGCTTTCGAACCATACGCCTGAGCATTTGGCCCGTTTATGCCATGCTGTTGGCCACTGGGCATTCCCGGCACACGAGTTATCAAACGACGACTTGGTATACTgtgttttcttgatgttcaAATATGCCTTGAAGCAAGTGAAAAAGAATCACAGCGGAAGCTTGTTGCATATACCTACATCTAACGAATTGTTGGCATTTGTCTTCATGGTAAGAGACACTTACAAGAATGGCAACCCGTTCCACAACTTTCGTCATGCTGTTGATGTATTACAGGCATGTTTCCACTTTTTGATCAGATTGGACTGTTTGCCTGTCTTCaagcagttgaagaacgacCCTAAGTCCGACGAGCTTGCATTTCTCCAAACCAA CCTGATTATTTTGCATAT TTCTCCAGCTCACTCTCCCAACCACTTAAACCATTTGCAGACTCTTGGTTTGTTGGTGGCCGCATTAGGTCATGATGTTGGTCATCCAGGTGTCACCAATGCATTCAtgatcaagaattttgCACCTACATCaatcttgttcaatgaCAGGTCGGTTTTGGAGCTGTTCCATTCGTctgtcttcatcaacaagatcttaGCCGTCAACTGGCCCTCGTTGTTGACTGTGTTCACCGAATCTGGAGAGTCAGTTTCTGGTTTGTCGCTCCGAGAAATCATCATATCAAGCATATTGGCAACAGACATGGCTGAGCACTTCGAATATATCGATAGGTtaaagaacttgaagtcacATGATTTCATCAAGCACAACAACCGGGTCAAATTGATCTCGTCGCTTTTGATCAAGTGTGCTGATATCTCGAATGTCACTCGTCCGTTGAGAGTGTCTTCTCAATGGGCCATGGTTTTAGGTAGAGAATTCGACGAAGTGGCCAtgcttgaaaagaagattacCCTGGAAGACCACCTTGGAGACTTAGACACTGCTAAGGACTTGACCTACACCAAGGTGCCGTTGAGCTTGAAcgagatcttgaagtctaCACCAAACTTGCATAAGGGCCAGatctttttcatcaataCTTTTGCAGAGAATTTGTTCAGCAACATCGCCGAGTTGTTGCCGGAGTTAAAATACACCTGCGATATCATCCGCGAGAATAAGGAATTTTGGGTCAACCGGGATAAGGCATAG
- a CDS encoding predicted protein yields MESNESPNPYMSRPIILSPPPLEQHKFANFQSSSASTAASTTPSGSAGSTQQLPVGHAERQQSVGYNLQHEFETLTVDLDLDLRNNRDSNSITSSSRNNTTGGNPSPAAASSTSLGHGHSLLAPAASKHGFSSELLMSSGNSSGLNHPFRENAISPIPAVASANAGIASLLATTSSGNTTNNGNSLLHPPPLASIPNRPQSVNDFSNFFNRQQQLEPQASAPLTSNFYSELMTFTGWIENLNPQDTVSMIDYLCSNLPLDILLTFKSKLDNHLTSHPSQQKGQTAPPYGNIMSPYSSYSQSDLYNDMDQLNLGNEKTLTQPQPTHLYQPKPKQNTYRTAAQYLAFVEQKNPRPKSAEPSLNVNGANRFSAHQQFERAKSPTSHLYEKTNFLQLAAGNSSHNTHSQQQQQPQQQPQQQQQQQQQQGSSQDDSLELNAHTALKLGALATINSRVALDSNRKHVYHQHAGNVSYYQTNASPHYPGQQMKTMAQSLSHEEQINRTLNSSSVPVSIHRNNANSSKSPKSKKSEQKQENLSGINSVVTGSTNMSVSSSLTGSSNSSMPSEVANIELLNNIPAWLKLLRLHKYTDCLKDTPWKELIELDNEQLELKGVAALGARRKLLKAFDAVKLTLEE; encoded by the coding sequence ATGGAATCAAACGAATCTCCGAACCCATACATGTCTCGACCAATCATATTATCGCCTCCTCCTTTGGAGCAACATAAGTTTGCTAATTTCCAGTCGTCTAGTGCTTCAACCGCTGCGTCTACTactccttctggaagtGCCGGATCCACTCAACAGCTCCCTGTTGGCCACGCTGAAAGGCAGCAAAGTGTTGGTTATAACTTGCAGCACGAGTTTGAGACTTTGACAGTCGACTTGGACTTAGACTTAAGAAACAACCGTGATTCTAATTCTAttacaagttcttctaGAAACAACACCACTGGCGGAAACCCATCCCCGGCTGCTGCTTCGTCAACTTCCTTGGGACATGGACACAGCTTGTTGGCTCCTGCAGCTTCTAAGCACGGATTCTCGTCAGAATTGCTTATGTCCAGTGGCAACAGCTCTGGTTTGAATCATCCTTTCAGGGAAAACGCCATTTCGCCTATCCCTGCTGTAGCTTCTGCCAACGCTGGAATCGCGTCCTTATTGGCTACAACCAGTTCAGGAAATACTACGAATAACGGCAACCTGCTTTTGCATCCACCACCTCTCGCATCTATACCCAATAGACCTCAGTCAGTGAACGATTTCtcaaacttcttcaatcgTCAGCAGCAGCTCGAACCACAAGCCCTGGCTCCCTTGACTTCCAACTTCTATCTGGAACTCATGACTTTCACAGGCTGGattgaaaacttgaatCCCCAGGACACTGTATCCATGATTGATTACTTGTGCTCCAACTTGCCATTGGATATCTTACTCACcttcaagtccaagttggACAACCACTTGACGTCTCATCCCTCGCAGCAAAAGGGCCAGACTGCCCCACCGTATGGCAATATCATGTCGCCGTATAGCTCTTATTCCCAGCTGGACTTGTATAATGACATGGATCAATTAAACTTGGGCAATGAGAAGACTCTTACCCAACCACAACCAACCCATCTCTACCAACCAAAGCCAAAACAAAATACTTATAGAACCGCAGCGCAGTATCTTGCTTTTGTAGAGCAAAAGAACCCAAGACCGAAATCTGCTGAACCCAGCCTCAATGTGAATGGAGCTAATCGTTTTTCAGCACATCAACAGTTTGAACGTGCCAAATCGCCTACTTCTCATTTATATGAAAAGACaaactttttgcaattagCTGCCGGCAACTCTCTGCATAACACCCACTctcagcaacagcaacaacctcagcaacaacctcaacagcaacaacagcaacagcagcaacaagGTTCTTCCCAAGATGATTCTTTAGAACTCAATGCTCATACTGCCTTGAAATTGGGTGCTTTGGCCACCATTAATTCTCGTGTTGCTTTAGACTCTAACAGAAAGCATGTCTACCATCAACATGCTGGAAATGTCAGCTACTACCAGACGAATGCTTCGCCTCATTACCCTGGACagcagatgaagacgatggCTCAGTCACTTTCTCATGAAGAACAGATCAACAGAACATTGAATTCGTCGTCGGTGCCTGTTTCCATCCATCGTAACAATGCCAATAGTTCCAAGTCGCCAAAGAGCAAAAAGAGCGAACAGAAGCAAGAGAATTTATCAGGAATAAACTCTGTCGTAACTGGCTCTACCAATATGAGTGTTTCATCTAGTCTTACCGGCTCGTCTAACTCGTCTATGCCTAGTGAAGTTGCCAACAtcgaattgttgaacaacatcCCAGCGTGGTTGAAGTTATTGCGTTTGCACAAGTACACCGACTGTTTGAAAGATACACCATGGAAGGAGTTGATCGAGTTGGACAACGAACAGTTGGAACTAAAGGGTGTTGCAGCGTTGGGTGCGAGaagaaagttgttgaaggcaTTCGATGCCGTCAAGTTGACATTAGAAGAGTAA
- a CDS encoding predicted protein — translation MKIYYIGILRTSGEKALELTSARDLTQFSFFERTGVSQFMTFFSETVSQRTQAGQRQSIEEGNYIGHTYTRSEGIACVIISDKEYPVRPAYTLINKILEEYLALHPQQEWANISATSPSLAYDQLEQYLKKYQDPSQADSIMKVQQELDETKIVLHKTIESVLQRGEKLDSLVDKSEALSSSSRMFYKQAKKTNSCCIIM, via the coding sequence ATGAAGATCTACTACATCGGTATCTTGAGAACAAGCGGCGAGAAAGCGCTCGAGTTGACTTCTGCCAGAGACCTCACCCAGTTCTCATTCTTTGAGAGAACCGGAGTGTCCCAGTTCATGACCTTTTTCTCTGAAACTGTTTCCCAGAGAACCCAGGCTGGCCAAAGACAAAGtattgaagaaggcaactATATCGGACACACATACACAAGATCAGAAGGTATCGCCTGTGTTATCATCTCAGACAAGGAGTACCCTGTCAGACCAGCATACACATtaatcaacaagatcttggaagagtATTTGGCATTACATCCACAACAAGAATGGGCCAACATCTCAGCCACCAGTCCTAGCTTGGCCTACGACCAGTTGGAAcagtacttgaagaagtatcAGGATCCATCTCAAGCTGATTCTATCATGAAGGTGCAACAAGAATTGGACGAAACCAAGATCGTCTTGCACAAGACTATCGAAAGTGTGTTGCAGAGAGGCGAAAAGTTGGACTCGCTTGTTGACAAATCAGAGGCGttgtcgtcgtcgtctAGAATGTTCTACAAGCAGGCTAAAAAGACAAATTCGTGCTGTATCATCATGTGA
- the RAB7 gene encoding GTP-binding protein (Ras-related GTPase~go_function GTP binding~go_process small GTPase mediated signal transduction), whose protein sequence is MSSSSDDLLKQTTPTLKVVLLGDSGVGKTCLRSQFVHHVFTNAYRATIGGDYLTTTVTLPPETPTPSSYRMEHELDESRSSDELAKKRTKTTAPRVVNLQIWDTAGQERFNSISKAFYRGTDVVVLVYDITNYESVLSIRDWFKRFMEFCFVEKPGVIIVGNKVDKVNERCVDLEEIQEIITANTDVSVGDYVEDWETDLREVTSKRLDQVEALFTQVAKVGVAVTDGGVKKRNLKGFDRIDINTLNTLNNSNTTSSRCSC, encoded by the coding sequence ATGAGTTCTTCCTCAGACGATTTGCTCAAGCAAACGACGCCTACTCTCAAGGTTGTGCTTCTAGGAGATCTGGGTGTAGGGAAAACATGTCTTCGATCACAGTTTGTACATCATGTTTTCACCAACGCGTACCGAGCGACCATCGGAGGAGACTACTTGACCACTACCGTCACCCTTCCACCAGAGACTCCAACTCCATCCAGTTACAGAATGGAACACGAGCTTGACGAGAGCAGATCCAGCGATGAACTTGCTAAAAAACGTACAAAAACGACTGCTCCCAGAGTCGTAAACCTCCAGATCTGGGATACGGCTGGACAAGAACGGTTCAATTCCATATCTAAAGCTTTCTATCGAGGTACAGATGTCGTAGTATTGGTTTATGACATCACTAACTACGAGTCAGTTCTCAGCATACGTGACTGGTTCAAGCGGTTTATGGAGTTTTGCTTTGTAGAAAAGCCAGGAGTCATTATCGTAGGAAACAAAGTCGACAAAGTCAATGAAAGATGTGTAGACTTGGAAGAGATTCAGGAAATCATCACAGCAAACACTGATGTGAGTGTAGGCGACTATGTTGAAGATTGGGAAACAGATTTGCGGGAAGTCACATCTAAAAGGCTCGACCAAGTGGAGGCTCTTTTCACTCAAGTAGCGAAGGTCGGTGTAGCAGTCACCGATGGCGGAgtcaaaaagagaaaccTCAAAGGTTTTGACAGAATCGACATAAACACCCTCAATACGCTCAACAACTCGAATACCACATCATCAAGGTGTTCATGTTAA
- a CDS encoding predicted protein yields MYRFIARSSALRQSSMRLSQRMYSVKPVRIARPFSSRMVFAAGLVPAVIAFSMLNDNRINNDVDAEKLAQEKSVIVDIVSEDEGKVIEEVVDIEVTPEEVTETVVERVSEDAGAEEADGQESYEGAAYNPETGEINWDCPCLGGMAHGPCGEEFKEAFACFVYSETEPKGIDCIKKFEAMRSCFKKYPEHYKEELYEDSEETSELPSKEQSETDSTPVESSEASAEISSTK; encoded by the coding sequence ATGTATAGATTTATTGCCAGATCGTCGGCTTTACGCCAGAGCTCCATGAGACTCTCGCAAAGAATGTACTCGGTGAAGCCGGTCAGAATAGCCAGGCCATTTTCCTCGAGAATGGTGTTTGCCGCAGGTTTGGTTCCAGCTGTGATTGCCTTCTCCATGCTTAATGATaacagaatcaacaatGATGTTGATGCCGAAAAGTTAGCTCAAGAAAAGAGTGTTATTGTTGACATTGTTTCCGAAGATGAAGGCAAAGTCATCGAggaagttgtagatattgaagttactccagaagaagtgaCTGAAACTGTTGTTGAACgtgtttctgaagatgcTGGAGCCGAAGAAGCTGACGGTCAAGAGTCCTATGAAGGTGCCGCATACAATCCCGAAACCGGAGAAATCAACTGGGATTGTCCCTGTTTGGGAGGCATGGCCCATGGTCcttgtggagaagaattTAAGGAAGCCTTTGCCTGCTTCGTGTACTCCGAAACCGAACCAAAGGGTATCGACTgcatcaagaagttcgaGGCCATGAGATCCTGCTTCAAGAAGTACCCAGAACACTACAAGGAAGAGTTGTACGAAGACAGCGAAGAAACCAGCGAGTTGCCATCTAAAGAGCAATCAGAGACCGACTCTACTCCAGTTGAATCTTCAGAGGCTTCTGCTGAAATTAGTTCTACGAAGTAA
- the TIP39 gene encoding Tuftelin-interacting protein TIP39, contains G-patch domain (low similarity to Tuftelin-interacting protein 11 in humans similar toprotein required for cell viability in S. cerevisiae~go_component intracellular~go_function nucleic acid binding), with product MSFSGLAFTKASNNNSNNDTTNNNVGSKPFSMMAAAVRDGYSDYEEEMEEDVVVHNNERDSKSKFASPTESFNKNAAWLNPPTAVNSNFQKYGIGAQLLVKMGYQVGKGLGANEEGIVNPIETMLRPKGLGVGGIRERKDSNRKKGNDDVDMDIESSDDESTSLQKRESINLYSIVEELELKNMTVPKKYIELSDQYSQNQYSEDLYDQVKEAYNQLSRISEELNSLDQQEKFITYQLKDINLKSNTLESELSSTVVTLEKIEETLPILQNTKDSIAIIKEVDILLRSILETPSKSYPNISSLCGSIVAVAIPLLFNDGNIDEKSSSFNTLAEWSIIYREVEKSASSELSFFDSLIYPQIANQISKTISSTIPAEERSIQILNYLQFWLESPIIINPQFCIQEKLMSELVIPFISESIDQWNPLDPKDSSPTFLIDYLAGVVDGDISLFEEILQNVNQKYLDFINYNNPKSIWQNICKATSIEEIAWIEEINKFTKVWIPLFKEYPQLDFAASNGTELLEALTCGLQFPFNIRSDLRVKLLLAFELLSLIEENDSVILLQFTWGNNWIESLLSMIEENPSRVAESYREWFKYFQETKNSYSERILDVIKWYLDLVLNIIENGRDVANKLPNINGNAHPEKSEVLKLIQNSTSNEKEEHRSVHGIPAYRLMTSFKDVVADYCLQKGLLFGSEKNRVHPTLGYPLYTIKSSRGTKLFCYADQDVLWIAQSGEAMEYDPISLDDLLSYL from the coding sequence ATGTCGTTTCTGGGACTCGCATTTACCAAAGCAAGTAATAATAATTCCAATAATGATACGACTAATAATAATGTGGGTAGTAAACCCTTCAGTATgatggcagcagcagttAGAGATGGATATTCAGATTATGAAGAGGAGATGGAGGAAGATGTAGTTGTACATAACAATGAGAGAGACCTGAAGTCAAAGTTTGCGTCACCTACAGAATCATTTAACAAGAATGCCGCTTGGCTCAACCCACCGACGGCAGTgaattccaattttcagaaGTATGGAATAGGTGCACAACTCTTGGTTAAAATGGGATATCAAGTAGGCAAGGGTCTCGGAGCTAATGAAGAAGGTATTGTTAATCCAATAGAGACTATGTTGCGGCCAAAGGGATTGGGTGTAGGTGGTATACGAGAAAGAAAGGATTCAAATCGAAAGAAGGGGAACGATGATGTCGATATGGATATCGAAAGCAGTGACGATGAACTGACATCATTACAAAAGAGAGAATCGATTAACTTATACAGTATTgtagaagagttggaattgaaaaatatgaCTGTTCCCAAAAAGTACATCGAATTGTCTGATCAGTACTCTCAAAATCAGTACTCAGAGGATCTATACGATCAAGTTAAAGAGGCATACAATCAACTCAGCAGAATATCAGAAGAACTCAATTCgcttgatcaacaagaaaagttCATAACATATCAGTTAAAGGATATAAATCTCAAGTCAAATACCCTTGAATCAGAACTTTCTTCCACTGTCGTCACGTTAgagaaaattgaagaaacattACCGATTCTACAGAACACGAAAGATTCCATCGCAATAATTAAAGAAGTGGATATACTACTTCGTTCAATATTGGAAACACCACTGAAATCATATCCCAACATTAGTTCATTGTGTGGGAGCATAGTTGCTGTGGCTATACCATTACTCTTCAATGATGGAAACATTGATGAGAAAAGTTCGAGCTTCAATACATTAGCCGAATGGTCGATCATCTATAGAGAAGTAGAAAAAAGTGCACTGTCAGAATTGTCGTTTTTTGATTCCTTGATCTATCCCCAAATTGCAAATCAAATATCGAAGACTATTTCCCTGACGATACCTGCAGAAGAAAGGAGTATTCAAATATTGAACTATTTGCAATTCTGGCTTGAGTCACCGATTATCATAAACCCACAATTTTGCATTCAAGAAAAGCTCATGCTGGAACTAGTAATTCCCTTCATATCTGAATCAATAGATCAATGGAACCCGCTTGATCCTAAAGATTCGTCTCCGACCTTTCTTATTGATTATCTTGCCGGAGTAGTTGACGGTGATATTTCTTTATTTGAAGAGATTTTACAAAATGtaaatcaaaaatatttgGACTTCATAAACTATAACAATCCCAAATCTATTTGGCAAAACATTTGCAAAGCAACTctgattgaagaaattgcttggatagaagaaatcaacaaatttACCAAAGTATGGATTCCTCTTTTCAAGGAATACCCACAATTAGATTTTGCTGCATCCAATGGAACAGAACTTTTGGAAGCCTTGACATGTGGACTACAGTTTCCTTTTAACATTCGCTCGGATCTTCGAGTAAAATTATTATTAGCATTTGAATTGCTTTCTttgatagaagaaaatgattcTGTCATATTACTTCAGTTCACCTGGGGCAACAATTGGATTGAATCACTCTTAAGTATGATTGAGGAAAATCCATCGAGAGTCGCAGAAAGTTACAGAGAGTGGTTTAAgtattttcaagaaacaaagaacTCGTATCTGGAAAGAATACTTGATGTGATTAAATGGTACCTAGATCTTGTATTGAATATTATTGAGAATGGGAGGGACGTTGCAAATAAACTTCCAAATATTAATGGAAATGCACACCCAGAAAAGTCTGAAgttttgaagttgatccaAAATAGCACTTCGAACGAAAAGGAAGAGCATCGCTCTGTTCATGGTATTCCCGCTTACCGACTAATGACATCATTCAAAGATGTCGTGGCAGATTACTGCTTACAGAAGGGATTACTTTTTGGCTCCGAAAAGAACAGAGTACATCCGACATTAGGGTATCCACTATACACTATAAAGAGTTCGAGAGGTACAAAGCTCTTCTGCTATGCCGATCAGGATGTGCTTTGGATTGCACAAAGTGGCGAAGCTATGGAATATGATCCTATTTCGCTTGACGACTTACTACTGTATTTATAG